A portion of the Acidobacteriaceae bacterium genome contains these proteins:
- a CDS encoding alginate lyase family protein, translated as MLIDNMRIAALLATLAVTASTAHAINSKASLVDVAKQPAVLARHAELAPVLAKLYHCSATSLIPSPIGRMEIPHHYLNGSSGPTNPAEHAATETYIHFESRVTAGMNRYLATGDQAEANCALEQLDAWAKGDALLNYDPTDSSQAWYQSEWTLASVGVAMTVLVNDPKLDPAAVQRVTAWLDKATNKLVSFERPGKDNNNHHYWRGQAAMSVGIVAKDKKLYDFGVTTYKQAVADIDERGAFPKEMARHENAIHYQAFALQPLMIIAQLASRQGDDLFTYSANGRSIRDAVVFLGKAVDDPSLVKPYTSDPQKMGFRNGDLAVMAFYVTRFGTQGLSTAIVKAAAEPSFTSRSGGDMLLFTTK; from the coding sequence ATGCTGATCGACAACATGCGAATCGCTGCTCTCCTCGCCACTCTAGCCGTTACCGCTTCCACCGCCCACGCGATCAATAGCAAGGCCTCCCTTGTCGACGTGGCGAAGCAGCCTGCAGTGCTTGCACGTCATGCAGAGCTTGCGCCCGTGCTGGCCAAGCTTTATCACTGCTCGGCGACGTCGCTGATTCCTTCGCCGATTGGCCGTATGGAGATTCCGCATCACTATCTGAACGGATCGAGCGGCCCGACGAACCCCGCGGAGCATGCAGCTACTGAGACTTACATCCACTTTGAATCGCGCGTAACCGCAGGGATGAATCGCTACCTCGCCACCGGCGATCAAGCCGAGGCCAACTGCGCGCTGGAGCAACTGGATGCCTGGGCCAAAGGCGATGCACTGCTGAATTACGATCCGACGGACAGCTCGCAGGCCTGGTACCAGAGCGAGTGGACATTGGCTTCAGTAGGCGTTGCGATGACCGTGCTCGTGAACGATCCGAAGCTCGATCCAGCTGCGGTGCAACGGGTGACTGCGTGGCTTGATAAAGCGACGAATAAGCTGGTCAGCTTTGAGCGTCCGGGCAAGGACAACAACAATCACCATTACTGGCGCGGACAGGCTGCGATGAGCGTAGGCATTGTGGCCAAGGACAAGAAGCTTTATGACTTTGGTGTGACCACCTACAAGCAGGCTGTTGCTGATATCGACGAACGTGGCGCGTTCCCGAAGGAGATGGCGCGGCATGAGAACGCGATCCACTATCAGGCGTTCGCACTGCAACCGCTGATGATTATTGCTCAGCTTGCCAGCCGACAGGGTGACGACCTCTTCACCTACTCCGCGAATGGACGCAGCATTCGCGACGCCGTAGTTTTCCTCGGCAAGGCAGTCGATGATCCTTCGCTGGTGAAGCCTTATACGAGCGATCCGCAGAAGATGGGCTTCAGGAACGGCGACCTTGCTGTGATGGCGTTTTACGTGACGCGGTTTGGTACGCAAGGCTTGTCCACGGCCATCGTCAAGGCTGCGGCCGAACCCTCGTTCACCTCCCGCAGCGGCGGCGACATGCTGCTTTTCACCACCAAATAG
- a CDS encoding DUF779 domain-containing protein, whose translation MSDCAIEVPIQVQMTPAASALLRKLITQHGPVLFHQSGGCCDGSSPMCYPRQEFLVGDHDVLLGTLEEGTPFYISAPQFEYWKHTQLTVDVVPGRGGMFSLENPEELRFLIRSRVFREEEIAALRNAGRI comes from the coding sequence ATGAGCGATTGCGCGATTGAGGTTCCGATTCAAGTGCAGATGACGCCTGCTGCGAGTGCACTGCTGCGCAAACTCATCACGCAACATGGGCCTGTGCTGTTTCATCAGTCAGGCGGATGCTGCGATGGCTCTTCGCCGATGTGCTATCCGCGGCAAGAGTTTCTTGTGGGCGATCACGATGTGCTGCTAGGCACACTGGAGGAAGGCACTCCGTTCTATATCTCCGCGCCGCAGTTTGAGTACTGGAAGCATACGCAGCTTACCGTCGATGTTGTGCCGGGGCGCGGAGGAATGTTCTCGCTGGAGAACCCGGAGGAGTTGCGCTTCCTGATTCGCTCGCGAGTGTTTCGCGAGGAAGAGATTGCAGCACTGCGCAACGCCGGGCGAATCTAA
- a CDS encoding aldehyde dehydrogenase family protein — MATASIPSPAQSIPGLRERYDNYIGGRWAAPKAGRYFDNVTPVTGEVLCQIARSDAQDIELALDAAHAAAPAWGRTSVADRARTLERIAQRMEDNLELIATVETWDNGKPIRETMAADIPLAIDHFRYFAGCIRAQEGGISEIDNDTVAYHFHEPLGVVGQIIPWNFPILMATWKLAPALAAGNAVVLKPAEQTPLSILVLMGLIEDILPAGVLNIVNGFGLEAGKPLASNPRIRKIAFTGETTTGRLIMQYASQNIIPVTLELGGKSPNIFFADVLNEDDAFFDKALEGFAMFALNQGEVCTCPSRALIQQSVYERFMERAIKRVEAIKQGSPLDKVTMIGAQASSEQMEKILSYIDIGKQEGAKVLTGGARNVLEGQLAKGFYVQPTIFEGNNKMRVFQEEIFGPVVSVTTFKDEEEALAIANDTLYGLGAGVWTRDINRAYRFGHEIQAGRVWTNCYHAYPAHAAFGGYKQSGIGRENHKMMLEHYQQTKNMLVSYSPNKLGFF; from the coding sequence ATGGCAACCGCATCGATTCCCTCCCCCGCACAAAGCATTCCCGGACTTCGCGAGCGCTACGACAACTACATCGGTGGTCGTTGGGCTGCGCCAAAAGCTGGTCGGTACTTCGATAACGTCACGCCGGTCACCGGCGAAGTTCTCTGCCAGATTGCACGCTCCGACGCGCAGGACATAGAACTGGCACTGGATGCAGCCCACGCCGCCGCACCCGCATGGGGACGCACCTCTGTCGCAGACCGTGCGCGTACGCTGGAGCGGATCGCCCAGCGCATGGAAGACAATCTAGAGCTGATTGCGACCGTCGAAACCTGGGACAATGGCAAGCCGATTCGCGAGACGATGGCGGCCGATATCCCGCTAGCGATTGACCACTTCCGCTATTTCGCGGGCTGCATTCGCGCACAGGAAGGCGGCATCTCCGAGATCGACAACGATACGGTCGCGTATCACTTCCATGAACCGCTGGGCGTGGTCGGCCAGATCATTCCGTGGAACTTTCCGATTCTGATGGCGACGTGGAAGCTTGCACCTGCGCTGGCTGCAGGCAACGCCGTTGTGCTGAAGCCAGCAGAGCAGACGCCGCTTTCGATCCTTGTGCTGATGGGGCTGATTGAAGACATTCTGCCTGCGGGAGTGCTGAACATTGTGAACGGTTTTGGCCTGGAAGCAGGCAAGCCGCTCGCCTCCAATCCGCGCATTCGCAAGATCGCATTCACCGGCGAAACGACGACGGGCAGACTGATCATGCAGTATGCCTCGCAGAACATTATCCCCGTAACGCTGGAGCTTGGCGGCAAAAGCCCGAACATCTTCTTCGCCGACGTGTTGAATGAAGATGATGCGTTCTTCGACAAAGCGCTTGAAGGCTTTGCGATGTTTGCGTTGAACCAGGGCGAAGTTTGCACCTGCCCTTCGCGTGCGCTGATTCAGCAGTCTGTTTATGAGCGTTTTATGGAGCGGGCGATCAAACGCGTCGAAGCAATCAAGCAGGGATCGCCGCTGGACAAGGTCACGATGATTGGTGCGCAGGCATCTTCAGAGCAGATGGAGAAGATTCTTTCTTACATCGATATCGGCAAGCAGGAGGGTGCGAAGGTGCTGACCGGCGGCGCACGCAATGTGCTGGAAGGCCAATTGGCAAAGGGCTTTTATGTGCAACCGACGATCTTTGAAGGCAACAACAAGATGCGCGTCTTCCAGGAAGAGATCTTTGGGCCGGTGGTTTCGGTGACGACGTTCAAGGATGAAGAGGAAGCACTCGCGATTGCCAACGACACGCTCTATGGGCTGGGTGCAGGTGTGTGGACGCGCGACATCAACCGCGCGTATCGCTTCGGTCATGAGATTCAGGCCGGTCGCGTATGGACGAACTGTTATCACGCCTACCCTGCGCACGCAGCGTTTGGCGGATATAAGCAGTCGGGCATCGGGCGTGAAAACCACAAGATGATGCTCGAGCATTATCAGCAGACGAAGAACATGCTCGTCAGCTATAGCCCGAACAAGCTCGGCTTCTTCTAG